One stretch of Macaca nemestrina isolate mMacNem1 chromosome 17, mMacNem.hap1, whole genome shotgun sequence DNA includes these proteins:
- the LOC105476455 gene encoding flotillin-2 isoform X4, whose protein sequence is MTEKELLAVACEQFLGKNVQDIKNVVLQTLEGHLRSILGTLTVEQIYQDRDQFAKLVREVAAPDVGRMGIEILSFTIKDVYDKVDYLSSLGKTQTAVVQRDADIGVAEAERDAGIREAECKKEMLDVKFMADTKIADSKRAFELQKSAFSEEVNIKTAEAQLAYELQGAREQQKIRQEEIEIEVVQRKKQIAVEAQEILRTDKELIATVRRPAEAEAHRIQQIAEGEKVKQVLLAQAEAEKIRKIGEAEAAVIEAMGKAEAERMKLKAEAYQKYGDAAKMALVLEALPQIAAKIAAPLTKVDEIVVLSGDNSKVTSEVNRLLAELPASVHALTGVDLSKIPLIKKATGVQV, encoded by the exons ATGACAGAGAAGGAGCTCCTGGCTGTGGCTTGTGAGCAGTTTCTGGGTAAGAACGTGCAGGACATCAAAAACGTCGTCCTACAGACCCTGGAGGGACATCTGCGCTCCATCCTCG GTACCCTGACAGTGGAGCAGATTTATCAGGACCGGGACCAGTTTGCCAAGCTGGTGCGGGAGGTGGCAGCCCCTGACGTTGGCCGCATGGGCATTGAGATCCTCAGCTTCACCATCAAG GACGTGTATGACAAAGTGGACTATCTGAGCTCCCTGGGCAAGACGCAGACTGCCGTGGTGCAGAGAGATGCTGACATTGGCGTGGCAGAGGCTGAACGGGACGCAGGCATCCGG GAAGCTGAGTGTAAGAAGGAGATGCTGGATGTAAAGTTCATGGCAGACACCAAGATTGCTGACTCTAAGCGAGCCTTCGAGCTGCAAAAGTCAGCCTTCAGTGAGGAGGTTAACATCAAG ACAGCTGAGGCCCAGTTGGCCTATGAGCTGCAGGGGGCCCGTGAGCAGCAGAAGATCCGGCAGGAAGAGATTGAGATTGAGGTTGTGCAGCGCAAGAAACAGATTGCTGTGGAGGCACAGGAGATCCTGCGTACGGACAAGGAGCTCATCGCTACAGTGCGTCGGCCCGCCGAGGCCGAGGCCCACCGTATCCAGCAGATTGCCGAGGGTGAAAA GGTGAAGCAAGTCCTCTTGGCACAGGCAGAGGCTGAGAAGATCCGCAAAATCGGGGAGGCGGAAGCAGCAGTCATCGAGGCAATGGGCAAGGCGGAGGCTGAGCGGATGAAGCTCAAGGCGGAAGCCTACCAGAAATACGGGGATGCAGCCAAGATGGCCTTGGTGCTGGAGGCCCTGCCCCAG ATCGCTGCCAAAATCGCTGCCCCACTTACCAAAGTCGATGAGATTGTGGTCCTCAGTGGAGACAACAGCAAGGTCACATCAGAAGTGAACCGACTACTGGCCGAGCTGCCTGCCTCTGTGCATGCCCTCACGGGCGTGGACCTGTCTAAG ATACCCCTGATCAAGAAGGCCACCGGTGTGCAGGTGTGA
- the LOC105476455 gene encoding flotillin-2 isoform X3, giving the protein MTLQPRCEDVETAEGVALTVTGVAQVKIMTEKELLAVACEQFLGKNVQDIKNVVLQTLEGHLRSILGTLTVEQIYQDRDQFAKLVREVAAPDVGRMGIEILSFTIKDVYDKVDYLSSLGKTQTAVVQRDADIGVAEAERDAGIREAECKKEMLDVKFMADTKIADSKRAFELQKSAFSEEVNIKTAEAQLAYELQGAREQQKIRQEEIEIEVVQRKKQIAVEAQEILRTDKELIATVRRPAEAEAHRIQQIAEGEKVKQVLLAQAEAEKIRKIGEAEAAVIEAMGKAEAERMKLKAEAYQKYGDAAKMALVLEALPQIAAKIAAPLTKVDEIVVLSGDNSKVTSEVNRLLAELPASVHALTGVDLSKIPLIKKATGVQV; this is encoded by the exons GTGAAGATTATGACAGAGAAGGAGCTCCTGGCTGTGGCTTGTGAGCAGTTTCTGGGTAAGAACGTGCAGGACATCAAAAACGTCGTCCTACAGACCCTGGAGGGACATCTGCGCTCCATCCTCG GTACCCTGACAGTGGAGCAGATTTATCAGGACCGGGACCAGTTTGCCAAGCTGGTGCGGGAGGTGGCAGCCCCTGACGTTGGCCGCATGGGCATTGAGATCCTCAGCTTCACCATCAAG GACGTGTATGACAAAGTGGACTATCTGAGCTCCCTGGGCAAGACGCAGACTGCCGTGGTGCAGAGAGATGCTGACATTGGCGTGGCAGAGGCTGAACGGGACGCAGGCATCCGG GAAGCTGAGTGTAAGAAGGAGATGCTGGATGTAAAGTTCATGGCAGACACCAAGATTGCTGACTCTAAGCGAGCCTTCGAGCTGCAAAAGTCAGCCTTCAGTGAGGAGGTTAACATCAAG ACAGCTGAGGCCCAGTTGGCCTATGAGCTGCAGGGGGCCCGTGAGCAGCAGAAGATCCGGCAGGAAGAGATTGAGATTGAGGTTGTGCAGCGCAAGAAACAGATTGCTGTGGAGGCACAGGAGATCCTGCGTACGGACAAGGAGCTCATCGCTACAGTGCGTCGGCCCGCCGAGGCCGAGGCCCACCGTATCCAGCAGATTGCCGAGGGTGAAAA GGTGAAGCAAGTCCTCTTGGCACAGGCAGAGGCTGAGAAGATCCGCAAAATCGGGGAGGCGGAAGCAGCAGTCATCGAGGCAATGGGCAAGGCGGAGGCTGAGCGGATGAAGCTCAAGGCGGAAGCCTACCAGAAATACGGGGATGCAGCCAAGATGGCCTTGGTGCTGGAGGCCCTGCCCCAG ATCGCTGCCAAAATCGCTGCCCCACTTACCAAAGTCGATGAGATTGTGGTCCTCAGTGGAGACAACAGCAAGGTCACATCAGAAGTGAACCGACTACTGGCCGAGCTGCCTGCCTCTGTGCATGCCCTCACGGGCGTGGACCTGTCTAAG ATACCCCTGATCAAGAAGGCCACCGGTGTGCAGGTGTGA
- the LOC105476405 gene encoding GTPase Era, mitochondrial, which translates to MAAPSWRGARLVQEVLRLWQVGPHVARERVIPFSSPLSFQRRCVSCVAGSAFSGPRLASASRNYGQGSALDHFLGFSQRDSSVTSCVPAVSMHRDEQDLLLVHHPDMPENPRVLRVVLLGAPNAGKSTLSNQLLGRKVFPVSKKVHTTRCQALGVITEKETQVILLDTPGIISPGKQKRHHLELSLLEDPWKSMESADLVVVLVDVSDKWTRNQLSPQLLRCLTKFSQIPSVLVMNKIDCLKQKSVLLELTAALTEGVVNGKKLEMRQAFHSQPGTRCPSPAVKDPNTLSVGNPQRIGWPHFKEIFMLSALSQEDVKTLKQYLLTQAQPGPWEYHSAVLTSQTPEEICANIIREKLLEHLPQEVPYNVQQKTAVWEEGPGGELVIQQKLLVPKESYMKLLIGPKGHVISQIAQEAGRDLMNIFLCDVDIHLSVKLLK; encoded by the exons ATGGCTGCCCCCAGTTGGCGCGGGGCTCGGCTTGTTCAAGAGGTGTTAAGGCTCTGGCAGGTGGGCCCTCATGTCGCGAGGGAGCGGGTGATCCCTTTTTCCTCACCCTTAAGCTTCCAACGGAGGTGCGTGTCCTGCGTTGCGGGGTCCGCTTTCTCTGGTCCCCGCTTAGCTTCGGCTTCTCGGAATTATGGCCAGGGCTCTGCCCTGGACCACTTCCTCGGATTCTCTCAGCGCGACAGTTCGGTGACTTCTTGCGTCCCCGCGGTGTCCATGCACAGAG ATGAGCAGGATCTCCTCTTGGTCCATCACCCTGATATGCCTGAGAATCCCCGGGTCCTACGAGTAGTCCTCCTGGGAGCCCCGAATGCAGGGAAGTCAACACTCTCCAACCAGCTACTGGGCCGAAAG GTGTTCCCTGTTTCCAAGAAGGTGCATACCACTCGCTGCCAAGCTCTGGGGGTCATCACAGAGAAGGAGACCCAGGTG ATTCTACTTGACACACCTGGCATTATCAGTCCTGGTAAACAGAAGAG GCATCACCTGGAGCTCTCTTTGCTGGAAGATCCATGGAAGAGCATGGAATCTGCTGATCTTG TTGTGGTTCTTGTGGATGTCTCAGACAAGTGGACACGGAACCAGCTCAGCCCTCAGTTGCTCAGGTGCTTGACCAAGTTCTCCCAGATCCCTAGTGTCCTGGTCATGAACAAG ATAGATTGTCTGAAGCAGAAGTCAGTTCTCCTGGAGCTCACGGCAGCCCTCACTGAAGGTGTGGTCAACGGCAAAAAGCTCGAGATGAGGCAGGCCTTCCACTCACAGCCTGGTACCCGTTGCCCCAGCCCAGCAGTTAAGGACCCAAACACACTATCTGTGGGAAACCCTCAGAGGATTGGCTGGCCCCACTTCAAGGAGATCTTCATGTTGTCAGCCCTAAGCCAGGAGGATGTGAAAACACTAAAG CAATACCTCCTGACACAGGCCCAGCCAGGGCCCTGGGAGTACCACAGTGCAGTCCTCACTAGCCAGACACCAGAAGAGATCTGCGCCAACATTATCCGAGAGAAGCTCCTAGAGCACCTGCCTCAGGAGGTGCCTTACAATGTACAGCAG AAGACGGCAGTATGGGAGGAAGGACCGGGTGGGGAGCTGGTTATCCAACAGAAGCTTCTGGTGCCCAAAGAATCTTATATG AAACTGCTGATTGGTCCGAAGGGCCATGTGATCTCCCAGATAGCACAGGAGGCAGGCCGCGACCTCATGAACATCTTCCTCTGTGATGTTGACATCCACCTGTCTGTGAAGCTCCTCAAGTGA